From Phacochoerus africanus isolate WHEZ1 chromosome 13, ROS_Pafr_v1, whole genome shotgun sequence, a single genomic window includes:
- the ITM2B gene encoding integral membrane protein 2B isoform X2 has translation MVKVTFNSALAQKEAKKDEPKSGEEALIIPPDTVAVDCKDPDEVVPVGQRRAWCWCMCFGLAFMLAGVILGGAYLYKYFALQPDDVYYCGIKYIKDDVILNEPPANAPAARYQTIEENIKIFEEDGVEFISVPVPEFADSDPANIVHDFNKKLTAYLDLNLDKCYVIPLNTSIVMPPRNLLELLINIKAGTYLPQSYLIHEHMVITDRIENIDHLGFYIYRLCHDKETYKLQRKETVKGIQKREASNCATIRHFENKFAVETLICS, from the exons ATGGTGAAGGTGACGTTCAACTCGGCTCTGGCCCAGAAGGAGGCCAAGAAGGACGAGCCCAAGAGCGGAGAGGAGGCGCTCATCATCCCCCCCGACACCGTCGCGGTGGACTGCAAG gacCCAGATGAAGTGGTACCAGTTGGCCAAAGAAGAGCCTGGTGTTGGTGCATGTGCTTTGGCCTGGCATTTATGCTTGCAGGTGTCATTCTAGGAGGAGCATACCTGTACAAATATTTTGCACTTCAA CCAGATGACGTCTACTATTGTGGAATAAAGTACATCAAGGATGATGTCATCTTAAATGAGCCTCCTGCAAACGCCCCTGCCGCCCGCTACCAGACCATCGAGGAAAATATTAAGATCTTCGAGGAAGATGGGGTCGAGTTCATCAGCGTGCCTGTCCCAGAGTTTGCGGACAGCGACCCTGCCAACATTGTGCATGACTTTAACAAG AAACTCACGGCTTATTTAGATCTTAACCTGGATAAGTGCTATGTGATTCCTCTGAACACTTCCATTGTTATGCCACCCAGAAACCTACTGGAGTTACTTATTAACATAAAG GCTGGGACCTACCTGCCTCAGTCCTATTTGATCCATGAACACATGGTTATCACTGATCGCATTGAAAACATCGATCACCTGGGTTTCTATATTTATCGACTGTGCCATGACAAGGAAACTTACAAACTGCAGCGCAAAGAAACCGTTAAAG GTATTCAGAAACGCGAAGCCAGCAATTGTGCTACAATTCggcattttgaaaacaaatttgccGTCGAAACTTTAATTTGTTCTTGA
- the ITM2B gene encoding integral membrane protein 2B isoform X1, translating into MVKVTFNSALAQKEAKKDEPKSGEEALIIPPDTVAVDCKDPDEVVPVGQRRAWCWCMCFGLAFMLAGVILGGAYLYKYFALQVSGKMPDDVYYCGIKYIKDDVILNEPPANAPAARYQTIEENIKIFEEDGVEFISVPVPEFADSDPANIVHDFNKKLTAYLDLNLDKCYVIPLNTSIVMPPRNLLELLINIKAGTYLPQSYLIHEHMVITDRIENIDHLGFYIYRLCHDKETYKLQRKETVKGIQKREASNCATIRHFENKFAVETLICS; encoded by the exons ATGGTGAAGGTGACGTTCAACTCGGCTCTGGCCCAGAAGGAGGCCAAGAAGGACGAGCCCAAGAGCGGAGAGGAGGCGCTCATCATCCCCCCCGACACCGTCGCGGTGGACTGCAAG gacCCAGATGAAGTGGTACCAGTTGGCCAAAGAAGAGCCTGGTGTTGGTGCATGTGCTTTGGCCTGGCATTTATGCTTGCAGGTGTCATTCTAGGAGGAGCATACCTGTACAAATATTTTGCACTTCAAGTAAGTGGGAAAATG CCAGATGACGTCTACTATTGTGGAATAAAGTACATCAAGGATGATGTCATCTTAAATGAGCCTCCTGCAAACGCCCCTGCCGCCCGCTACCAGACCATCGAGGAAAATATTAAGATCTTCGAGGAAGATGGGGTCGAGTTCATCAGCGTGCCTGTCCCAGAGTTTGCGGACAGCGACCCTGCCAACATTGTGCATGACTTTAACAAG AAACTCACGGCTTATTTAGATCTTAACCTGGATAAGTGCTATGTGATTCCTCTGAACACTTCCATTGTTATGCCACCCAGAAACCTACTGGAGTTACTTATTAACATAAAG GCTGGGACCTACCTGCCTCAGTCCTATTTGATCCATGAACACATGGTTATCACTGATCGCATTGAAAACATCGATCACCTGGGTTTCTATATTTATCGACTGTGCCATGACAAGGAAACTTACAAACTGCAGCGCAAAGAAACCGTTAAAG GTATTCAGAAACGCGAAGCCAGCAATTGTGCTACAATTCggcattttgaaaacaaatttgccGTCGAAACTTTAATTTGTTCTTGA